A stretch of Podospora bellae-mahoneyi strain CBS 112042 chromosome 5, whole genome shotgun sequence DNA encodes these proteins:
- the CET1 gene encoding mRNA-capping enzyme subunit beta (BUSCO:EOG09264P4J; EggNog:ENOG503NXVE; COG:S), whose product MDLRVMLNDNGPAASTPSKPPQPPTLQPAPQHHQQQHHHQQQMHPQPTLPSTPIQTNPHQSFRDYGQQPQPSPSRHVSHDYGAQQRAPSGAFASPPPYPSAGPYGAGRPPPPSIQPMPMPPAELRSPSMSSGPVPSPYRQTPGSSSISTASGYPFPPQQAPPSPVQRHQYTPTSAYPREGYGQPTGVAGMTGPPSSYMQGSHVPQTPPVGTPGGPHAYVQRSHSAHSTPTPTSAHSQPAQYGAPFVQGSPVAAPHPLPQPDLQRQSSLPPTPGGGAGAVPLSARPAQVSTGYGQPTSPYGQRLPAPSFHGHSTPHTSPPPPPPSLPRNSSVQSSGQHDPHSRDSVGRGPPSHGDRDRSLSVSPKTRVPSLPSSSGHPRSVSDFDSRIINPPIHPPPPTTTMAPIAEQDAARDRASTPAKRKLAERELRPDELENRDTRPPPLRDSSGRPALVDAGAVPLNARRAMVAPEKKRRKVYTQPPVWAQSQDGRPLHKANSILFHPVPFSGSVSHQTNGTKTEPQPSRQTSPEEKRSIAAPRDHQSAPLPPPGPPQPDAAVIASGLGPWEPSIVNTALPYDSCTKHIADWLTHFVLGSPDIQEMEARGVKFEIEAKLGTIIDKDTSERLRLPIYTECVLEEGEWVKFQSSMSESEHRSFNDFLNEMVKETHVNRMRVPIEYLHRREIDRFVELPPEIRDRHLPKCVTRLSGRKPPRVRITYEKKTNQVLARIVKARVADTNIHFPRSPLDCRISINLEWTWDGPPQVLDQLVKEQGGGSYQRDKDRLCYKHRFYQVDLTQVISQNKEHELEVELDPAALFDQGRRAMDQQPNQYMELVGGLVNNIRVLAHKAAEFRS is encoded by the exons ATGGATCTCAGGGTCATGCTGAACGACAATGGGCCTGCTGCCTCGACACCCAGCAAGCcgccacaaccaccaacactgCAGCCAGCAccgcagcaccaccagcaacagcaccaccatcagcagcagatgCATCCACAGCCGACGCTGCCATCGACGCCGAtccaaacaaacccccaccaGTCGTTCCGTGACTACGGCCAGCAGCCTCAGCCATCCCCGAGCCGTCACGTATCGCACGACTACGGCGCCCAACAGCGGGCACCATCGGGCGCCTTCGCATCGCCGCCTCCCTATCCGAGCGCAGGTCCATATGGCGCCGGtcgaccacctccaccatctatCCAGCCGATGCCAATGCCACCAGCCGAGCTCCGGTCGCCGAGCATGAGCTCCGGGCCCGTCCCGTCCCCGTATCGGCAGACACcaggctcctcctcaatcagcACGGCGAGCGGCTACCCTTTCCCACCACAGCAAGCCCCCCCCAGCCCTGTGCAACGACACCAGTATACGCCGACCAGCGCCTACCCCAGAGAAGGCTACGGCCAGCCGACGGGTGTTGCTGGTATGACAGGGCCGCCTTCTTCGTATATGCAAGGATCGCACGTTCCGCAGACGCCTCCGGTTGGCACTCCGGGCGGGCCACACGCCTATGTCCAACGATCGCACTCGGCCCATTCGACGCCGACACCGACGTCAGCACACAGCCAACCGGCACAATATGGCGCGCCTTTTGTGCAAGGCAGTCCCGTGGCAGCCCCCCATCCGCTTCCGCAGCCGGACCTGCAGCGACAATCCTCGCTGCCACCCACgccgggagggggagcaggtGCCGTCCCTCTGTCGGCGCGCCCTGCGCAGGTGTCAACAGGGTACGGCCAGCCGACCAGTCCGTACGGACAACGGCTGCCAGCTCCAAGCTTCCACGGGCACTCGACACCAcacacctctccaccacctcctccaccttccctgCCCCGGAACTCGAGCGTCCAAAGTTCAGGCCAGCATGACCCACACAGTCGAGACTCAGTAGGCCGGGGCCCACCTTCACACGGTGACAGAGACCGGAGCCTTAGCGTCAGTCCCAAAACTCGAGTCCCCAGTTTGCCAAGCAGTTCTGGCCATCCTCGTTCTGTTTCCGACTTTGATTCTCGTATTATTaatccccccatccatccgccaccacctaccaccaccatggccccGATTGCAGAACAGGATGCCGCGCGAGACCGCGCCTCGACTCCCGCCAAGCGCAAACTCGCTGAGCGCGAGCTTCGACCCGACGAACTCGAAAACCGCGATACGCGACCGCCTCCGCTGCGAGACTCCAGCGGCCGCCCTGCACTCGTCGATGCCGGCGCCGTTCCCTTGAATGCGCGACGAGCCATGGTTGCGCccgagaaaaagaggagaaaagTGTACACACAACCGCCCGTCTGGGCGCAGTCCCAGGACGGCCGTCCACTGCACAAGGCCAACAGCATCTTATTCCACCCCGTCCCCTTCTCCGGCTCGGTATCTCATCAGaccaacggcaccaagaCCGAGCCCCAGCCCAGCCGGCAAACATCCCCCGAAGAAAAACGTTCCATCGCCGCTCCCCGAGACCACCAGTCggcaccactaccaccacccggGCCCCCGCAGCCGGATGCTGCCGTGATAGCGTCGGGGCTAGGACCATGGGAACCCAGCATCGTCAACACTGCTCTTCCCTACGACTCTTGCACCAAACACATTGCCGATTGGCTAACTCATTTTGTCCTCGGCTCACCAGACATCCAAGAGATGGAGGCCAGGGGTGTCAAGTTTGAGATTGAGGCGAAACTGGGCACAATAATAGACAAGGATACTTCGGAACGTCTTCGCCTACCAATATACACCGAGTGCGTgctggaagagggggaatGGGTCAAGTTTCAAAGTAGCATGTCCGAG TCTGAACACCGCTCCTTCAACGACTTCCTGAACGAGATGGTCAAAGAGACCCACGTGAACCGCATGCGCGTCCCGATCGAATATCTACACCGCCGCGAAATCGACCGATTCGTCGAGCTACCTCCCGAGATCCGGGACAGGCACCTGCCCAAGTGCGTGACGAGGCTTTCTGGCCGAAAGCCACCACGGGTGAGGATCACGTACGAAAAGAAGACGAATCAGGTCTTAGCTCGTATAGTGAAGGCTCGGGTTGCGGACACCAATATCCACTTCCCGCGATCACCGCTAGATTGTCGCATTAGTATTAATCTGGAGTGGACGTGGGATGGGCCACCGCAGGTTCTGGATCAGCTGGTGAAGGAGCAGGGCGGGGGGAGTTATCAGAGGGATAAGGACCGGTTGTGTTATAAGCACCGGTTTTATCAGGTGGATTTGACGCAAGTTATATCACAG AACAAGGAGCATGAGTTGGAGGTTGAACTGGATCCGGCCGCGCTGTTTGAtcaggggaggagggcgatggatCAGCAGCCAAATCAGTACATGGAATTGGTGGGCGGGTTGGTGAATAATATCAGGGTGCTGGCGCACAAGGCGGCGGAGTTTCGTAGCTGA
- a CDS encoding hypothetical protein (EggNog:ENOG503NZ84; COG:S): MVSVKTVAVLGGTGNLGPSIVHELLSAGFTVTGLTRFSSANSTPAYPDSVTVHKVDFGSFDSLKDAFSGQDAVVSVVGSPGVSAQRLAVDAAIAAGVKRFIPSEFGVNTRKVRDRPMGAILRGKVEVVDYLIEREREIEWTGVSTGLFFDWGLEKHGLSTINLDDKTSSIVDSGNEKFQVSTLAQVGRAVVGVLKHLEETRNRYLVTSSFQVSQNEIIQAVEELTGEKYPVVKRERAEDLQRAGEEKLAVGDYRAFIDFLRAYNNADGAGNAVGEEESSNGLVGLEEEDLRECVRGWLVRAGVIS, from the exons ATGGTCTCCGTCAAAACCGTCGCCGTCCTCGGC GGAACCGGCAACCTAGGCCCCTCCATAGTCCACGAACTCCTCTCAGCAGGCTTCACAGTCACAGGCCTAACCCGTTTCTCCTCTGCCAACTCCACCCCCGCCTACCCCGACAGTGTGACTGTCCACAAAGTCGATTTTGGATCTTTTGACTCCCTTAAGGATGCCTTTTCAGGCCAGGACGCTGTTGTCTCTGTGGTCGGCAGCCCAGGGGTTTCAGCCCAGAGACTAGCTGTTGACGCTGCTATTGCTGCGGGAGTGAAGAGGTTTATCCCGAGCGAGTTTGGGGTTAACACGCGGAAGGTGAGGGACAGGCCGATGGGAGCGATActgagggggaaggtggaggtggtggattaTTTgattgagagagagagagagattgaGTGGACGGGGGTGAGTACGGGGTTGTTTTTTGACTGG GGTTTGGAGAAGCACGGCTTGAGCACCATCAACCTTGACGATAAAACATCATCCATTGTCGACTCGGGAAACGAAAAGTTTCAAGTGAGCACGCTTGCGCAGGTGGGCAGGGCGGTTGTCGGGGTTTTGAAGCATctggaggagacgaggaaTAGGTATCTCGTCACGTCGTCATTCCAGGTGTCGCAGAACGAGATTATACAGgctgtggaggagctgaCGGGGGAGAAGTACCCTGTtgtgaagagagagagggcggAGGACTTGCAaagggctggggaggagaagcttgCTGTGGGGGATTATAGGGCTTTTATTGATTTTCTGAGGGCGTATAATAATGCGGACGGGGCAGGGAatgcggtgggggaggaggagagttcgaatgggttggttgggttggaggaggaggatctgagagagtgtgtgagagggtggttggtgagggcggggGTTATTTCCTGA
- a CDS encoding hypothetical protein (COG:P; EggNog:ENOG503NUJH) — MGGADAGAGAFYDAALHKREALMGKSGPSALIKNFRVFRIALFACIGGVLYGYNQGMFSGILAMPAFERHMGEYVTDSTKKGWLTAILELGAWIGTLLSGFIAEVLSRKYSVLVASAVFMLGVVIQATAITGVGHDAILAGRFITGMGVGSLAMIIPIYNSEVAPPEVRGALVATQQLAICFGIMISFWIDYGTNFIGGTSAETQSDAAWLTPICLQLAPAVILFVGMIFMPFSPRWLVHHGREEEARQVLSSLRGLSPDHELVELEFLEIKAQSLFEKRSVAELFPNLREQTAWNIFKLQFVSIKKLFQTRAMFKRVVVATVTMFFQQWSGINAVLYYAPSIFKQLGLDDTSTSLLATGVVGIVMFIATIPAVLWIDRVGRKPVLTVGAIGMATCHIIIAVIVAKNIDQWESHKAAGWAAVCMVWLFVIHFGYSWGPCAWIIVAEIWPLSTRPYGVALGASSNWMNNFIVGQVTPDMLEGITYGTYILFGILTYMGAAFVWFLVPETKRLTLEEMDIIFGSEGTAAADFERMAEINNEIGLTRILRAESSNTTGTPYETLPEKGNASDHSERIQAV, encoded by the exons ATGGGCGGAGCCGACGCCGGCGCAGGCGCATTCTACGATGCAGCCCTCCACAAGCGCGAGGCCCTGATGGGCAAATCTGGACCTTCGGCCCTGATCAAGAACTTTAGGGTGTTCCGCATCGCGCTGTTTGCCTGCATTGGTGGTGTGCTGTATGGGTACAACCAGGGGATGTTTAGTGGCATTCTGGCCATGCCGGCTTTTGAACGAC ATATGGGCGAGTACGTGACCGACTCAACCAAGAAGGGGTGGCTAACTGCCAttctcgagctcggcgcCTGGATCGGGACGCTTCTCTCTGGTTTTATTGCCGAGGTTTTGTCGAGAAAGTATTCGGTTCTGGTTGCTAGTGCGGTTTTCAtgcttggggtggtgattCAGGCGACGGCGATTACGGGGGTGGGACATGATGCCATTCTGGCGGGGAGGTTTATTAC GGGTATGGGTGTTGGTTCGTTGGCGATGATCATCCCCATTTACAACAGCGAGGTGGCTCCCCCCGAGGTGAGAGGTGCGCTTGTGGCGACGCAGCAGTTGGCGATCTGCTTTGGGATCATGATTTCCTTTTGGATTGACTA CGGCACCAACTTCATCGGCGGCACCTCGGCCGAAACCCAATCCGACGCCGCCTGGCTCACCCCCATCTGCCTCCAGCTCGCCCCGGCAGTGATCCTCTTCGTCGGCATGATCTTCATGCCCTTCTCCCCCCGCTGGCTCGTCCACCATGGGcgcgaggaagaagcccGCCAggtcctctcctccctccgaGGACTCTCGCCAGACCACGAGCTGGTCGAGCTCGAATTCCTTGAAATCAAGGCCCAGTCCCTCTTTGAAAAGAGAAGCGTCGCGGAACTGTTCCCCAACCTGCGCGAGCAGACAGCCTGGAATATCTTCAAGCTCCAGTTCGTCAGCATCAAGAAACTGTTCCAGACCCGGGCGATGTTCAAGAGGGTGGTAGTGGCGACGGTGACGATGTTTTTCCAGCAGTGGAGCGGGATCAATGCCGTGTTGTACTACGCACCCTCGATTTTCAAACAGCTCGGCCTGGATGATACTTCCACCTCGCTTCTTGCCACGGGCGTGGTTGGGATTGTGATGTTTATTGCGACCATCCCGGCGGTTTTGTGGATCGATCGCGTAGGGCGCAAGCCGGTATTGACTGTTGGCGCGATTGGCATGGCGACATGCCATATCATCATCGCGGTCATTGTTGCGAAGAATATCGACCAGTGGGAGAGTCATAAGGCGGCTGGTTGGGCAGCCGTGTGCATGGTCTGGCTGTTTGTCATCCACTTTGGCTACTCGTGGGGACCATGCGCGTGGATCATCGTCGCCGAGATCTGGCCGTTGAGCACGAGGCCATATGGTGTCGCGTTGGGAGCGTCGAGCAACTGGATGAATAACTTTATTGTTGGGCAAGTCACGCCTGATATGCTGGAGGGAATTACCTACGGGACGTATATTCTGTTTGGTATCCTGACGTACATGGGAGCGGCGTTTGTGTGGTTTTTGGTGCCCGAGACGAAGAGGTTGAcgctggaggagatg GACATCATCTTTGGCTCTGAAGGGACCGCAGCAGCCGATTTTGAAAGAATGGCCGAGATCAACAACGAAATCGGCCTTACTCGCATCCTCCGAGCCGAAAGCTCCAACACGACAGGCACTCCCTACGAAACCCTGCCAGAGAAGGGCAACGCCAGTGATCACTCCGAGCGTATCCAGGCTGTTTGA